The window TTCAATACCTAATTAAATAAACTCAGTACAAAAATATTAAGTATAGCCGTACAATTAGATTTTAAGATCCAAAATGAACTAAAATCGAGTTTACTGGtgaggaaaaaaaaaacttcGATTAAATGTTTATAATCTAAAATAGTAACAtagtttagttttaaaaaaaaagtatcaaattcaaatccaagtggaaattaattaaatacataaCACCTGGATCAGATTATTTATTTTGTCTGCTtaaaaaagaaaatgtaaatgtCAGTCTTGTCCTTGTAATTTTCACATAATTCCACACATATCACCTTTCCCTATCATCCACAGCTACTAGTATACAGTACATTAAAACTAGAAGTCAATTTTCTACCAAAAAAAGTGTAATAACGCTCACAGTTAtttctctatttctttttctCCCCTCTCTCTTTCAACGCGTATGAATCCGATGCTCATACGTTTTTGTCTGATTTAACACATAACTcacaatcaaaatcaaaatcaaaatgcaaaaaaaaacaCCAATTTTTGCATAGTGGTGTGAGACAGATGTGGGGGGTGGTGTCAGTGATGATATCTATATGTTGATGAACGTGGAGTTGAAAATCTGATTTAGGAAAAAGATTGATGAAAAATAAGaccaagaaaagaaacaaaaaaaaatacaagtgGCAAAAGAACTTTTCCTATAGTGGGAAGCTCCATTTGTATTGGTCCCACCATTAGAATCCCAGGTGTCAagaactcttcttcttcttcatcagcTTAAGTGTCCACCACCCTAAATGCCTAAAcccctttctctttctttctctctctctctctctcacacacacacagtaGCATCTTTACTTTCCAGTTCCgagtttgctttttttttttctccaaCTTCTTTGGTCTTTAATGGCTGCCCCACGGACCACAGCTAATTTTCTTTGTGTAAATACGTGGGTCGGTGTTTTAGTCATCTGGGgttctttctttttatctttttggtCGGTATAGATACTCTTATAGCCaaaagaaataaagtaaaaaagaagAGTTCTGAGTATTGAATTATTGTTAGGTGCTATACTTCCTCTTTCCTTGACCCTCTCTGAGTTGATAAAATCCCTTTCAATATAGTTTTTTTAAATATATCTAGTGctataagaagaaaaaaaaagatattttattCTGTTCAACGTGCCAAAGGAGAAGAAATTGTCATTCTGACTGATCCCTGTTTGGTTTACTCTTAATTGCATGATTCATGAGGCAAAAAGTTTCAATCTTGGTGAAATCCTCTTTGTGGGGGTGCCTCTTAATTGATTAAAAAGGTGAATTTTTTTCTCTCATTCataaaaaaaggaattttgggTTTTCAAGTTTCTGCCgacaaaaaaatacaaagaagTGATCTTTGAGGTTCTTTATGATTTGCTGATGCCGCATTCTGTGTCTGAAACAGTTTTCTCAATAGTTGAAGGGCCATTTTGCTGGCAAAGTTGTTGGTTggagaaaagttgaagtttttgcTCTCTGTGTGTGAAAtgaagtgctgaagtttttgtagtGGAGCCAAATTGCTTTCCATGTAGTATTGTTTTTTGGGGGAGATTGCACTGCCCTTATTGGAAGTAGTGTTAAAGATTGTTCTTGAAAAGGGAAAAAGCAAATTTTTGATTCGTTGCCAACTAGGTAAGTCTACAGTTCCTTTAGCTTTACTCTGTTGGGAAACTTGTGGAGTTGAAGAGGGAATTGTCTTTTGGTTTTTATGTACACTTTGCTACATATTTGTTGCCTTCTTCTTTAGTTGGTTCTCAAGGTTCCAAAATTTTGGTAAAAGTTTTCTATTGGTTCCTTTTATCAACCACTTTTCACTACTGCAATTGATATGATCTTGGAAGTATCTCCGCTTTCGCCGTAGTGATATTCCATATTTTGTATATTAGTAGAATTTTCATGATCCTTCCGTTCTGTTTGTTGCAAACTTTTTATTGCTTTTATTGGAAGAGATCTGAAGGTGAGTCCATTTAGAAAATGCAACATAGCCTAGTCCATTGGAAataataatttgatttttctaaCTAGGATATTTATTGGCTATTTAGCTGCATTCATTTGCTATGGAGTCTATGTTGTTTCAATTCCTTTTCCTTGATTCAGAATCTTAAGGAGTTTCCAATTATATGTCCTTAATCTAAGTTCTTTTCTTCTTGACCAGACTTGAGCAGAGAGGATATCGTAGTATCGAGAATTGAATAGAGTGCACTGAAATTTAATAAGTTCCCAAACATGGCAAAGAGATCACAGCGACCCGCTCTGAGATATGAGAAGGATCGAGCGGGTTGCATTTGGGGTTTGATTAGCATCTTTGATTTTCGTCATGGTCGAACCACTAGAAAGTTACTCTCAGATAGAAAGCGAGGAAGCAAACCAGCTGTTGGTAAGATATCTATAATCCTCACTCAGAGAGATGAATCtgtctcttttctttgtttgcagCTTTCTACCATCTGATGTCAATTCTCCCGTCCCCTCCCCTCCTCCAACAAAATCACATTTTTTTTGTCTTCTGCAGATTCTGCTTGTTCAAGCTCTATACAGGAATTACCAGATCCCACTGACAATAGACTGAATATTGAGGTATGTTATGAGGCAACATTGTGACTGTATATTGAGAATATAATATTTTTGGAACAAAAGGCTTTGAAGACGCTTTAGCATTTACACCGATTTCTAACAGTTTTTGTTTGTACATATGCTGGCATGATAAATTGTATGGTATTAATGATTTTAGGATAATGAAGAAAGTGAGGTAGCAGTACCTGATCCTAAAACAAGTGTAAAGGAGCTGATGGAAGAAGAAATGGTGAATGAGCAAAGCCTGAAAAATCAGGGTAATGGCTCTGAAATAGATGCAGAGGAGTTTAATTCACAAAAATCATGGCGTGCAAGAAAGAACAGCAGGCGAACACGCAGATCGAGTAATACACACTTTCATGATTTAGATGATAACGGAAATTTGAGGTCTGAAGCACCTTATCTTGAAGATTCTGGAGGGAAGGCCCTCGATGATCTGGACATTGTAATGGAAGAACTCCGCCAGATTCATCAGAAAAGTCGTAAGTTTGTGAAGGTCCGCCAAGATTTACATAATGATCATAACAAGCAGTCAGATCAGACTCAGCCAGTTGTTGAAGAAAAGTTAAATGCAGCGATTGAGGTGTTTATAAATCAGAGATCAAGAAACAATAAACAACTGGGAGATGATAACAAGACTCTCCAATCAAAAGAGTTTATGGATGCTCTGCAAACACTAAGCTCAAATAAGGAATTTATCTTGACACTCCTACAAGATCCAAATTCAAGGCTGTTAAAGCAAATTGGAAGTTTGGAGGATGCTCAGTTTGAGGAAAAGCAGAAACCTAACTTGATTCCAGAATCTAATATGTCAAAGGAAAACCGAGTTCATGCAAAAACAGATGACGTCATAAACCACAAACAACGCAAATTTTTCAGGAGGAGGAGCAAGTCTCAAGAAATTTACCCCCCAATGGAAGATGAGACACCCCGACCTTCAAGTAAAATCATTATTTTGAAGCCTGGACCAGTGGGCTTGCAATCACCTAGTGCTCAAACCAATGTTAACACTCCAGTGCACTCGCAATACGCCGAGAAACGTACAATGCAGGGTGAGAGAAACACATCCCAGTTCTCATTCacagaaattaaaagaaaactcaaGCATGCAATGGGAAAGGATCGTCATGGGATCTCTCAGGAAGGAACCATCCGCAGATTTCCATCTGAGCAGCTGAAGTGGAGTAACAGTGAAAGAGGGATCTCTGGCGAAAATTTAGGATGGAGTTCTCCTAATAGAGACCATTTTTATACTGAAAAATTTGCTAAATCTCCTCTGGGCATCAAGAGAGGGGATAAGATAGTCAAGTCGAAAGGTGTTGAAGCAGTCTCACCGACTGAGGCATCTGATTTTCCTAGGCCAGGAATGCCCAACATCTACATCGAGGCAAAGAAGCACCTTGTGGAGATGCTAGACAATGAAGATGAGACAACAACGTTGAGTAGTGGACAGTTGCCTAAATCCTTGGGGAGGATACTTTCATTTCCCGAGTACAACAGTTCACCTAGCTGCAGTCCGAGAGAAAACAGCAAGGATAGTATGCTACATTCCCAAATGAGGGAGCCTATTACTGACCCTATACATGGAACCAATGATGACAGACTTCAGCATGTACGAGATGACCATGTTACGGGTCCAAGTCCATCCACCCAAGATTTGGAGATAGAATCTAGCTGTTCTGACAAGTATCCTAGTGAGTACACCAATGTAGAGGTTCCATGTGAAAATGGGAACACAGTGGATGAAGACGTGGCTTCAACTGGTCATACAAGTCCTAAAGGTGTTCTTCTCTTGATCATCTCTTGAATTTAGGGACCTTTCATTTGTCAGTCCGATGTTCGCCAATTTCTAAATCTATTATCGTGTAATCAGTCTCCGAATCATTGCAGGAGATCTAATTGAAGAAACTATTAAAACCAAAGGCCTGGAAGAAGGTGAAGTGTTGAGTGTTATTTCTGAATTTGGTAGCTCTCCAATTGACAGAGACATCCAAATTGATGGTGACGCTACCAATGCAGTGGATGATGGAAATTCTGCCCAGGGATTTGAATTGTCATTTGACTGCTTACAAGAAGTAAGTAGCGACTGCTAAGTACTTCTGTTGCCTACTTTTTGGTATTACTAGTTTGCATCCCTGTGCATTGCACATTGTAATAACAGAAAATGTAAAATACATGTTTTATTTTATCAAAACATTAACAAAgtaaatctcaaaaaaaaaaaaattctttttaacaAAGTATAGATATTCAAATAAGCTACTTATTGGAATATCACCGGAAAAATGAATTCTTAGAGCTTTCTTATCATACaattttgtttcattcattcTCTAATCTTCAA of the Nicotiana tabacum cultivar K326 chromosome 7, ASM71507v2, whole genome shotgun sequence genome contains:
- the LOC107811441 gene encoding uncharacterized protein LOC107811441; protein product: MAKRSQRPALRYEKDRAGCIWGLISIFDFRHGRTTRKLLSDRKRGSKPAVDSACSSSIQELPDPTDNRLNIEDNEESEVAVPDPKTSVKELMEEEMVNEQSLKNQGNGSEIDAEEFNSQKSWRARKNSRRTRRSSNTHFHDLDDNGNLRSEAPYLEDSGGKALDDLDIVMEELRQIHQKSRKFVKVRQDLHNDHNKQSDQTQPVVEEKLNAAIEVFINQRSRNNKQLGDDNKTLQSKEFMDALQTLSSNKEFILTLLQDPNSRLLKQIGSLEDAQFEEKQKPNLIPESNMSKENRVHAKTDDVINHKQRKFFRRRSKSQEIYPPMEDETPRPSSKIIILKPGPVGLQSPSAQTNVNTPVHSQYAEKRTMQGERNTSQFSFTEIKRKLKHAMGKDRHGISQEGTIRRFPSEQLKWSNSERGISGENLGWSSPNRDHFYTEKFAKSPLGIKRGDKIVKSKGVEAVSPTEASDFPRPGMPNIYIEAKKHLVEMLDNEDETTTLSSGQLPKSLGRILSFPEYNSSPSCSPRENSKDSMLHSQMREPITDPIHGTNDDRLQHVRDDHVTGPSPSTQDLEIESSCSDKYPSEYTNVEVPCENGNTVDEDVASTGHTSPKGDLIEETIKTKGLEEGEVLSVISEFGSSPIDRDIQIDGDATNAVDDGNSAQGFELSFDCLQEDPSRKDQTLSSPPVSPACFSSPRKAEDPNCVVDRMERPSPVSVLEPLFVEDDVSPSSTICRPVDPEIQPRKIHFEEPVTSISEQVCPTVCFENEESAFEYVEAVLLGSGLNWDDLLLRWLSSDQVLDPSLFDEVELFSSRSSHDQKLLFDCANEVLKAVCDRYFGCHPGVSLGKHNIRPVPKGMDLINEVWEGVEWYLLQYSTPHSLDQLVKKDMERSGTWMDLRLDLGHIGVEMEEIILEELVEDTVLSISSDTLECEEDALFPAKNEIDSSVDQ